From a single Bacteroidales bacterium genomic region:
- a CDS encoding methylmalonyl-CoA carboxyltransferase, translating to MATIEEKIAQFEEKNRLAEMGGGIERIERQHSAGRLTARERVKILLDPDTFVEMDKFVTHRATDFNMAENKILGDGVVSGYGKIDGRLVYVFAQDFTVFGGTLSGANADKIVKVMKLAMKMGAPVIGLNDSGGARIQEGVQSLAGYADIFLLNTKASGVIPQISAIMGPCAGGAVYSPAITDFIFMVKNSSYMFVTGPEVIKTVTHEEVTKEELGGAMTHNATSGVAHFTGDNDEQTLLMIRELMSFLPSNNMEDPPRKPCTDCVNREEPKLDTIVPPDPNKPYDMKEIITAVVDYHDFMEVQPYYAQNIIVGFARIDGQPVGIVANQPQVLAGVLDINSSIKAARFVRFCDAFNIPLITFEDVPGFLPGTAQEFGGIIKHGAKLLYAFSEATVPKITVITRKAYGGAYDVMSSKHIGADVNFAYPTAEIAVMGPEGAVNILYRDKLNEEDRAKAVEDYKTTFASPFKAAELGYIDEIIYPRQTRLKLVQALEMTRNKSEQSPPKKHGNIPL from the coding sequence ATGGCAACAATTGAAGAGAAAATAGCACAGTTTGAAGAGAAGAACCGTTTGGCAGAAATGGGAGGCGGCATCGAGCGTATCGAACGCCAGCACAGCGCCGGGAGACTCACTGCACGCGAGCGGGTAAAGATATTGCTCGACCCTGATACCTTTGTCGAAATGGACAAGTTCGTAACCCACCGCGCCACCGATTTCAACATGGCCGAAAACAAAATCCTCGGCGATGGCGTAGTGAGCGGTTACGGCAAAATTGACGGCCGGTTGGTGTATGTCTTTGCACAGGATTTTACTGTGTTTGGTGGAACGCTTTCAGGCGCCAATGCCGATAAAATCGTAAAGGTGATGAAGCTGGCCATGAAAATGGGAGCACCGGTCATTGGACTGAATGATTCCGGAGGCGCCAGGATCCAGGAAGGGGTTCAAAGTCTGGCTGGGTATGCTGACATTTTTCTGCTCAACACCAAAGCTTCCGGAGTTATCCCGCAAATATCCGCTATTATGGGACCCTGTGCCGGGGGAGCTGTTTATTCGCCTGCCATCACCGACTTCATTTTTATGGTGAAAAACTCCAGCTACATGTTTGTAACCGGCCCTGAGGTTATCAAAACTGTGACCCATGAGGAGGTGACCAAAGAAGAACTTGGCGGCGCCATGACCCACAATGCCACCAGCGGCGTGGCACATTTCACCGGCGACAACGACGAACAAACACTCCTGATGATCAGGGAACTGATGAGTTTCCTGCCCTCAAACAATATGGAAGATCCGCCACGAAAGCCCTGCACTGATTGCGTAAACCGCGAGGAGCCGAAACTCGATACCATTGTGCCCCCAGATCCCAACAAGCCTTACGACATGAAAGAGATCATTACGGCAGTGGTGGATTACCATGATTTCATGGAAGTACAGCCTTATTACGCCCAAAATATTATTGTCGGCTTTGCCCGCATCGACGGCCAGCCGGTCGGGATTGTGGCCAACCAGCCACAGGTTCTTGCCGGCGTACTCGACATCAACTCTTCTATCAAAGCTGCCCGCTTCGTCCGCTTCTGCGATGCTTTCAACATTCCACTCATCACCTTTGAAGATGTGCCCGGATTTTTACCCGGCACTGCACAGGAATTTGGCGGAATCATCAAGCATGGCGCAAAGTTGCTTTATGCATTCTCGGAAGCTACGGTTCCGAAAATCACCGTTATTACCCGCAAAGCTTATGGCGGCGCCTACGACGTAATGTCTTCCAAGCACATTGGCGCTGATGTCAACTTTGCTTATCCCACCGCCGAAATCGCCGTCATGGGACCCGAGGGAGCGGTCAATATTTTATACAGGGATAAATTGAATGAAGAAGACCGGGCGAAAGCGGTAGAAGATTACAAGACAACCTTTGCCAGTCCTTTTAAAGCCGCTGAATTGGGCTATATTGATGAGATCATCTATCCGCGTCAAACCCGGCTGAAACTTGTGCAGGCACTCGAGATGACCCGCAACAAAAGCGAGCAAAGCCCTCCAAAGAAGCACGGAAATATTCCTTTGTAA
- a CDS encoding T9SS type A sorting domain-containing protein: MKTILIVIAITSSLCLYPQVNNSNFDLKESEKSSKKQSNNLDILNYNKVPIGIHPFMDGNCTFYLEWDSAKVRINKQVGKRGAICREYQNDWVATSSKDGNKIVYSGVTLFELHDFWDADTYEIDDFNKFGWTVDPTLKNPNFSLIAWVFDDINEPDDKWLRHRTTERDPFTGLWSSHLCNRSGLDHIDDRGFIVRLNKDPNTDIQWLPGDPEPGDFRWRWPDYHGFYGKFDFNQSSRINAVAWAWEYFNVMNTPGQSTPNEVYEFCLHGGIGGKGGDDSSTYKPCIHTMRVLDHYDPHNGQSYYVDIIVIDGPGHVKKPKPPDSLPPFPPNPGGGHGGKNPGGNHLSGFPGNVLLVPGQYVNTYYDLSNTGVVGGNFLITIQDNELLDGDIVSSIFFEALERKTLRYEFAVPPDIPIGSVHRFNFDAVTEEHPEQTDSFYIDHIVSAPSNNLIWAPAGVNMESPMTIMNGLASMGHFAELHQILPDPTILFDFDVIWVCLGTAPDYQEIDQGSPEYLSLLEYLNSGGSVYLEGGSFWNTASNELLSLFNIHSESTFYTNIEKVVGYQFFKLMDFSREESMQTLSTDKLRIATNNYCETPGFYGNLMLFNDEGEDYSFMIYNDSELTGRRTVGSSIELGSLKDFELSGYSKNDLINRLLYLLLPPQVEPALMVMAVMDNAEIFAGESVSFFGFSEPDADQWNWHFEGADPSYSARKSPEEIYYYMPGVYDVKLSANNTFARGGVVIENAITVMENIPPGWEPSPSPNWATVNVPLEINPSINDVILKPGDIIGAFHKDLNLSDKCAGYCIWPGNQSVSFIISGDIFYTIFKEGFSEGEEIVFKIYSMAEQMEYRADGITADYNPAYFSQGEMITLELLKAVFEQDYFLFDGWQGFSSFIIPKQGNIPEIFSQISENMIFFGNNYSFWWPSQGINTFDNWMIQSGYKMKLESTATFHVSGYIRLPGYSILDQGWSLLPVFSDVPVSVEDLFADVEELEIVYDVAGMGVYWPRFNINQLYSLKPGKSYWIMLNEPANINFEIGELKSLSDDFTSVNEIQSLNPWSSLHPTTYQHIIGISGNALSKIPAGSILGAFTLSGLCAGTIDIADNNPVAITLFGDDPLTPVIDGFEAEEMISYRIYNPKTGEIFETLAQYDETLDHSGKFSSQGLSAIEDFKVAPARIFNPDMHLIKIYPNPTYCYFNIAGSTEEATIKVLSAYGSLILTKYTRLPAVIDLSSQPKGVYFISVKTDKQVFYEKVIRN, from the coding sequence ATGAAAACTATTTTAATCGTGATAGCAATTACAAGTTCGCTTTGTCTTTACCCGCAGGTAAACAATTCGAATTTTGATTTGAAGGAATCTGAAAAATCAAGCAAAAAACAGAGCAATAACCTGGATATACTCAACTATAACAAGGTACCCATTGGGATTCATCCCTTTATGGACGGAAACTGTACATTTTATTTGGAATGGGATTCGGCAAAAGTGAGAATAAACAAGCAAGTTGGCAAGCGTGGTGCTATCTGTCGTGAATATCAAAACGACTGGGTGGCAACTTCATCAAAAGATGGGAACAAGATCGTTTACTCAGGTGTTACCTTATTTGAATTGCATGATTTTTGGGATGCTGACACTTATGAAATTGATGATTTTAACAAATTTGGATGGACCGTTGATCCTACTTTAAAAAATCCAAACTTTTCTTTAATTGCCTGGGTTTTCGATGATATTAATGAACCTGATGATAAATGGCTTCGACACCGAACAACAGAGCGTGATCCTTTTACCGGTTTATGGTCCAGCCATTTGTGTAACAGATCAGGACTTGATCATATTGACGATCGGGGATTTATCGTAAGATTAAACAAAGATCCGAATACCGATATACAATGGTTGCCAGGCGATCCCGAACCGGGAGATTTCAGGTGGAGATGGCCGGATTATCATGGCTTCTATGGGAAATTCGATTTCAATCAATCCTCGCGTATAAATGCTGTTGCATGGGCATGGGAATATTTTAATGTAATGAATACCCCGGGACAAAGCACTCCCAATGAAGTTTACGAGTTTTGTCTGCATGGCGGCATTGGCGGAAAAGGTGGGGATGATTCATCTACATACAAACCATGCATCCACACTATGCGTGTTTTAGATCATTATGATCCTCATAACGGCCAGAGTTATTATGTTGATATCATTGTGATTGATGGCCCGGGGCATGTTAAAAAGCCAAAACCTCCAGATTCTTTACCACCATTTCCACCAAATCCAGGTGGTGGTCACGGGGGTAAAAACCCAGGAGGCAATCATTTAAGCGGTTTCCCGGGGAATGTATTGTTGGTTCCCGGCCAATACGTCAATACTTATTACGACTTATCAAATACTGGAGTTGTCGGCGGCAATTTCCTCATAACAATCCAGGATAATGAACTGTTGGATGGCGATATTGTCTCCTCAATATTTTTTGAAGCACTTGAAAGAAAAACCCTAAGGTATGAATTTGCAGTACCTCCTGATATCCCAATAGGTTCAGTACACCGGTTCAATTTTGATGCGGTTACCGAAGAACATCCTGAGCAAACTGATTCCTTTTATATTGACCATATCGTGTCAGCGCCGTCCAATAACTTGATTTGGGCTCCTGCAGGCGTAAATATGGAATCTCCAATGACTATCATGAATGGACTTGCATCTATGGGACACTTTGCTGAATTGCATCAAATTCTACCTGATCCAACAATTCTTTTTGATTTCGATGTGATATGGGTTTGCCTTGGAACTGCACCCGATTATCAGGAGATTGACCAGGGATCGCCTGAATATCTGTCTTTGCTGGAGTATCTGAACAGCGGCGGTTCAGTATATCTCGAAGGAGGTAGTTTCTGGAATACAGCCTCCAACGAGTTGCTTTCACTGTTCAACATCCATTCTGAATCAACATTCTATACAAACATTGAAAAAGTAGTTGGCTACCAATTTTTTAAATTAATGGATTTCAGCAGAGAAGAATCTATGCAAACTTTGTCCACGGATAAACTAAGGATTGCAACGAACAACTATTGTGAAACACCGGGATTTTACGGAAATCTTATGCTATTCAACGATGAGGGGGAAGATTATTCGTTTATGATCTACAATGATTCCGAACTCACAGGGAGAAGAACCGTCGGCAGTTCGATCGAACTTGGGAGCCTGAAAGATTTCGAATTAAGCGGTTATTCTAAAAACGACCTCATTAACAGGCTGCTATACCTCCTGTTACCACCACAGGTGGAACCGGCACTAATGGTAATGGCGGTAATGGATAATGCTGAGATTTTCGCAGGTGAATCGGTCTCGTTTTTCGGATTCAGTGAACCCGATGCCGATCAATGGAATTGGCACTTCGAAGGGGCTGATCCATCCTACTCAGCCCGCAAATCGCCTGAAGAAATATATTATTACATGCCTGGTGTTTATGATGTTAAACTATCAGCAAACAATACTTTTGCACGTGGAGGAGTTGTAATTGAAAATGCCATAACGGTTATGGAAAATATTCCACCCGGATGGGAACCATCTCCATCGCCTAATTGGGCTACAGTAAATGTTCCTTTAGAAATCAATCCTTCGATCAATGATGTAATACTGAAACCAGGTGATATTATAGGAGCATTTCATAAAGATCTCAACTTATCGGATAAATGTGCCGGCTATTGCATTTGGCCTGGAAATCAGTCAGTATCTTTCATCATTTCAGGTGACATTTTTTATACGATTTTCAAAGAAGGATTTTCGGAGGGCGAAGAGATCGTTTTCAAAATATATTCAATGGCTGAGCAAATGGAATACCGCGCTGATGGTATCACGGCTGATTATAACCCGGCATATTTTTCACAGGGTGAAATGATTACACTTGAACTGTTGAAAGCTGTTTTTGAGCAGGACTATTTTTTATTCGATGGATGGCAGGGATTTTCATCGTTTATCATTCCAAAACAGGGTAATATTCCGGAAATCTTTTCACAGATTTCAGAAAACATGATCTTTTTTGGCAACAATTATTCCTTCTGGTGGCCGTCACAAGGTATAAATACGTTTGATAACTGGATGATTCAGAGCGGATATAAAATGAAACTGGAATCGACTGCCACATTCCATGTATCAGGCTACATTCGCTTGCCAGGATATAGCATTTTGGATCAGGGGTGGTCGTTGTTACCCGTATTTTCTGATGTGCCGGTTTCTGTTGAAGACCTGTTTGCCGATGTTGAAGAACTCGAAATTGTTTATGATGTAGCAGGGATGGGTGTTTACTGGCCAAGATTTAATATCAACCAACTCTACAGCCTTAAGCCAGGAAAAAGCTATTGGATAATGCTGAATGAGCCCGCAAACATCAATTTTGAAATCGGTGAGTTAAAATCTTTATCTGACGATTTTACAAGTGTGAATGAAATTCAAAGTCTTAATCCCTGGTCATCTTTACATCCTACTACTTATCAGCACATCATTGGTATTTCGGGTAACGCTTTGTCAAAAATACCTGCAGGAAGCATCCTGGGAGCATTTACACTTAGTGGATTATGCGCTGGCACCATTGATATTGCAGACAATAACCCTGTTGCTATTACACTTTTCGGAGACGATCCTTTAACACCGGTTATTGATGGATTTGAAGCCGAAGAGATGATCAGCTACAGAATTTACAATCCTAAAACAGGAGAAATATTCGAAACTCTGGCTCAATATGATGAAACCCTGGATCATTCAGGTAAATTTTCTTCTCAGGGCCTTTCAGCAATCGAAGACTTTAAGGTTGCTCCGGCAAGGATTTTTAATCCTGACATGCATTTAATTAAAATCTATCCAAATCCTACCTATTGCTATTTCAATATTGCAGGCTCAACCGAAGAGGCCACAATAAAAGTCCTAAGTGCTTACGGCAGTTTAATTCTAACAAAATACACCCGCCTCCCGGCTGTGATTGACCTTTCATCACAGCCTAAAGGGGTCTATTTCATCAGTGTGAAAACTGACAAACAAGTATTCTATGAAAAGGTGATCAGGAATTAG
- the accC gene encoding acetyl-CoA carboxylase biotin carboxylase subunit, translating to MIKKVLVANRGEIAIRVMRSCREMGITSVAVFSEVDRSSMHVRFADEAYFIGPSPSIESYLNIDKIISAALKSGADAIHPGYGFLSENASFSQRCEDEGIIFIGPSPSSIANMGDKITARKHMLAAGVPVVPGTIEPLTDEKAALEKIKEIGLPVMIKASAGGGGKGMRLVKKDEDIISSIRGARSEAKAAFGNDAVYIEKYIQSPHHIEFQVLGDKHGNVIHLFERECSVQRRHQKVIEETPSPLMNPDIREEMGRHAVAAARAVNYHGAGTIEFIVDDSLNYYFLEMNTRLQVEHPITERVVGVDLVKEQIKIAQGEKMTLKQEELEQFGHAIECRIYAEDPENNFMPSPGKITHITEPLGLGVRHDGYVYTGYDIPIYYDPLISKLIVWARTRKEAIARMKRALHAYKITGIKTSIPFLARIMENEDFIKGNYNTHFIEKHFDMLMAKEPCGRRCQDIALIAAFMHYNDRISAVKPEPNNSSTTNEWKSFGRRKSVSRL from the coding sequence ATGATAAAAAAAGTGCTCGTAGCCAACCGGGGTGAAATTGCTATACGTGTCATGCGCTCTTGCCGTGAAATGGGGATCACATCGGTGGCTGTCTTCTCGGAGGTTGATCGTTCTTCGATGCACGTGCGGTTTGCCGACGAAGCCTATTTCATCGGTCCTTCCCCCTCTATCGAGAGTTACCTGAACATCGACAAGATCATTAGCGCTGCCCTAAAATCCGGGGCTGATGCTATCCATCCGGGTTATGGGTTTTTATCGGAAAATGCTTCCTTTTCCCAGCGTTGCGAAGATGAAGGGATCATTTTCATCGGACCTTCTCCTTCATCAATAGCTAACATGGGCGATAAAATAACAGCCCGCAAGCACATGCTTGCTGCCGGGGTTCCCGTTGTTCCCGGAACGATAGAGCCCCTTACCGACGAAAAAGCAGCCCTCGAAAAAATAAAAGAGATCGGGCTTCCGGTAATGATCAAGGCTTCTGCAGGCGGTGGTGGCAAAGGGATGAGACTGGTAAAAAAAGATGAGGACATTATCAGTTCAATACGTGGAGCCAGATCAGAGGCTAAAGCTGCTTTTGGCAATGATGCTGTATATATTGAAAAATACATTCAGTCGCCACATCATATCGAATTCCAGGTATTAGGAGATAAACACGGTAATGTCATTCATCTGTTTGAGAGGGAATGTTCTGTACAACGCCGTCACCAGAAAGTAATCGAGGAAACACCTTCACCTTTGATGAATCCTGACATCAGGGAAGAGATGGGACGCCATGCCGTAGCTGCTGCCAGGGCAGTGAATTATCATGGCGCCGGAACCATCGAGTTCATTGTCGATGACAGCCTGAATTATTATTTCCTGGAGATGAATACGCGACTCCAGGTGGAACATCCGATTACCGAGCGTGTTGTTGGTGTTGACCTGGTAAAAGAGCAGATCAAAATTGCACAAGGTGAAAAAATGACGCTCAAACAGGAGGAACTTGAACAATTCGGACACGCCATCGAGTGCCGAATTTATGCCGAAGACCCTGAAAACAACTTCATGCCTTCGCCGGGGAAAATCACCCACATCACCGAGCCGCTTGGCCTTGGCGTCCGTCACGATGGGTATGTTTATACCGGATATGATATCCCGATTTATTACGACCCGCTCATTTCAAAACTGATCGTTTGGGCACGCACCCGTAAAGAAGCAATTGCACGGATGAAACGCGCACTTCATGCCTATAAGATCACCGGCATAAAAACTTCAATTCCTTTCCTGGCACGGATCATGGAAAACGAAGATTTCATCAAAGGGAATTACAACACCCATTTCATCGAAAAGCATTTCGATATGCTGATGGCAAAAGAGCCCTGCGGCCGCCGTTGCCAGGACATTGCACTGATAGCGGCTTTCATGCACTACAACGACAGGATTAGCGCAGTGAAACCTGAACCTAATAACAGCTCCACAACAAATGAATGGAAATCTTTCGGCAGGAGGAAATCCGTTTCCCGTTTGTAA
- a CDS encoding T9SS type A sorting domain-containing protein has protein sequence TWYEVCIPPGKTAKFDYSDVDFCGNTSVQRWNGTSWEDYRHWNWNGSPPNNHREIDNVGTGVGKVRLHNDNYDQDGFQVSVSIDPPTKQTSPDNREEFATVSLGGRDGRSCEFGNIVATTHVFAFEQGALYSDFPGTLGEGGVDNLEIEFESYDNPYWSDMQLMISCVSVSEPLTLSLAIPDADVPLTTADILPGETVCYLNPGGINAPGYHTMTISLATSGKQPATLTIDAFNFSSLVWTMFYHLDYGDAPDSYLTLGSSNGARHGGDGLLRLGNLIDFELDGQPSPGADGDDLNNEPDEDGVLFLNPIVAGENMNLKVFASAQGYLSSWIDLTGNGTFTDAGEKIFSNILLTPGWNTLSANITPNARVGITYIRFRFCSTAGLNFFGLAADGEVEDYRVNIYPAGWGYIPSPVTHLILIPLNVGLNANLLNPDDILGVFYTDEAGNLKCGGASAWDGTTNQVLIANGDDITTIGKTGFAEDEELQWRLFKVATGTAQWIDVTYDPAFPDSDGKFSSTGLSALASLGNFYDLQIFSGWSGLSTYFIPSNTDIVSMMNPIVNDLIILYNITGVYWPSQNINTLITWNIYKGHVIKVSDDVILTLAGQDITNKTVSLVSGWNLIPVFSQSSSTSLLGGLPGFVVAKGVATNEVYWPAYNINTMPYLNVGKAYYVYTTQAGSITYAKGGEEILWESPEMIASTPWNDIAWSPNAHLVAFTAESLKSLQNGDMLAAFTPAGRCAGAAVISDVADPAVLIINGDDPTTPTLDGFQTDDQLNFRVYREQTNETFELEVIWDKNLNHSGLFETNGLSSVVIMKTAGLRKTEAALFDFTINPNPSKGIFNIKGSQQIDEITISNLFGETILSKQMSTNEPVDLRDYPDGIYFIRISSYGKVFFSKLVKTNL, from the coding sequence GCACATGGTACGAGGTGTGCATACCTCCCGGGAAGACAGCCAAGTTTGACTATTCCGATGTGGATTTCTGCGGAAATACGTCCGTACAACGCTGGAACGGAACCAGCTGGGAGGATTATCGTCACTGGAACTGGAATGGCAGCCCACCCAACAACCACAGGGAGATTGACAATGTGGGCACTGGCGTTGGCAAGGTAAGGTTGCATAATGACAATTATGACCAGGATGGTTTCCAGGTATCCGTTTCGATAGATCCGCCAACAAAGCAGACTTCGCCTGACAATCGTGAGGAATTTGCCACCGTATCGCTGGGCGGCCGCGATGGTCGCTCATGTGAGTTCGGCAATATTGTTGCCACTACGCATGTGTTTGCATTCGAACAGGGAGCATTGTACAGCGATTTTCCCGGCACACTTGGAGAGGGTGGAGTTGATAACCTGGAAATAGAATTTGAAAGCTATGATAACCCTTACTGGAGCGACATGCAGTTGATGATAAGCTGTGTCAGTGTCAGTGAACCCCTTACTTTGTCACTGGCTATTCCGGATGCTGATGTGCCACTTACTACTGCTGATATTTTGCCGGGAGAAACTGTTTGTTATTTGAATCCCGGCGGAATTAATGCACCAGGTTATCATACAATGACCATTTCCTTAGCCACAAGTGGCAAGCAGCCTGCTACTCTTACAATTGATGCTTTTAATTTCAGTTCTTTGGTCTGGACTATGTTCTATCACTTAGACTACGGCGATGCTCCTGATTCTTATCTTACTCTGGGATCAAGTAATGGTGCAAGACATGGTGGTGATGGTTTACTGCGGCTTGGAAATTTGATTGATTTTGAATTGGACGGACAACCTTCACCTGGCGCCGATGGTGATGATTTGAATAATGAGCCGGATGAAGATGGTGTTTTGTTCCTGAATCCGATTGTTGCCGGTGAAAATATGAATCTGAAAGTTTTTGCTTCAGCTCAGGGGTACCTCAGTTCCTGGATCGATCTGACCGGAAACGGAACATTTACCGATGCAGGAGAAAAAATCTTTTCTAACATATTGCTTACACCCGGCTGGAACACTTTGTCCGCAAATATTACCCCAAATGCCAGGGTAGGAATTACTTATATCCGGTTCCGCTTCTGCAGCACCGCAGGGCTGAATTTCTTTGGACTTGCTGCAGATGGTGAAGTAGAAGATTATAGAGTTAACATTTATCCTGCCGGATGGGGTTATATTCCTTCACCGGTTACACACCTGATACTTATTCCGCTTAATGTCGGATTGAATGCAAATCTGCTTAATCCCGATGATATTCTTGGTGTTTTCTACACTGATGAAGCGGGTAACCTCAAATGTGGTGGTGCTTCTGCATGGGATGGAACAACCAATCAGGTATTGATTGCCAATGGTGATGACATCACTACGATCGGCAAAACGGGTTTCGCCGAAGATGAAGAACTGCAATGGAGATTGTTCAAGGTAGCAACCGGAACCGCACAATGGATTGACGTAACCTATGATCCTGCATTTCCTGATTCTGATGGGAAGTTCAGCAGCACTGGTTTATCAGCACTTGCCTCTCTGGGCAATTTTTATGATCTCCAGATATTTAGCGGATGGAGCGGGCTCTCCACTTACTTTATTCCTTCTAATACTGATATTGTAAGTATGATGAACCCAATTGTGAATGACCTGATCATCCTCTACAATATCACAGGAGTTTACTGGCCTTCGCAAAACATCAACACTCTGATCACCTGGAATATTTACAAAGGTCACGTGATTAAAGTGAGCGATGACGTCATCCTCACATTAGCTGGCCAGGATATTACTAACAAAACCGTATCCCTGGTTTCGGGCTGGAACCTGATCCCTGTTTTCAGCCAGTCCTCTTCAACATCTCTGCTGGGTGGGTTACCCGGATTTGTGGTTGCCAAGGGAGTAGCCACCAACGAGGTTTACTGGCCTGCCTACAACATCAACACAATGCCTTACCTGAATGTCGGGAAGGCATATTACGTTTATACCACCCAGGCCGGCTCAATAACTTACGCCAAAGGCGGAGAAGAAATATTATGGGAATCGCCGGAGATGATTGCCTCAACGCCGTGGAACGACATAGCATGGTCACCTAATGCTCATCTCGTAGCATTTACCGCCGAAAGCCTGAAATCGCTGCAAAATGGCGATATGCTGGCTGCTTTCACACCCGCTGGCCGTTGTGCCGGTGCTGCAGTTATTTCGGATGTTGCAGACCCGGCTGTCCTTATTATCAACGGTGATGATCCGACTACTCCAACTTTAGATGGTTTTCAAACCGACGATCAGTTGAACTTTAGGGTTTACCGTGAGCAAACAAATGAAACGTTTGAACTTGAAGTAATCTGGGATAAAAATCTCAATCATTCAGGTTTGTTCGAAACAAATGGATTGTCTTCAGTGGTTATCATGAAGACTGCAGGCTTACGTAAAACCGAAGCGGCATTATTTGATTTCACCATCAATCCGAATCCTTCTAAAGGTATCTTCAACATTAAAGGTTCTCAACAGATTGATGAAATCACCATTTCTAATCTTTTTGGTGAAACGATCCTATCCAAGCAAATGTCAACAAACGAACCTGTTGATTTGAGGGATTATCCTGACGGAATTTATTTTATTAGGATATCCTCCTATGGAAAAGTGTTTTTTAGCAAGTTAGTAAAAACTAATTTGTAA
- a CDS encoding acetyl-CoA carboxylase biotin carboxyl carrier protein subunit produces the protein MALEIKIGDRTAQVELISREGNLVKVNVDGKVYDLDLLMVEDGVYSILYNNISYNVELIEKLDHRHYNVNTLYSSWDVEIVDAETKYRRNRHREEHEEIRKIFSPMPGKVVKILVKEGDHVKAGETVIIVSAMKMESEYKVKKDRIVRQVLVKEGDTIDGNQTLIVVE, from the coding sequence ATGGCCTTAGAGATAAAAATCGGTGACAGAACAGCACAGGTTGAATTGATCAGCCGTGAGGGCAATCTCGTCAAAGTGAACGTTGACGGCAAAGTGTATGACCTCGATCTGCTGATGGTGGAAGACGGCGTTTACAGTATCCTTTACAATAATATTTCCTACAATGTCGAATTGATCGAAAAGCTGGATCATCGACACTACAATGTGAACACACTTTATAGTTCATGGGATGTCGAGATTGTTGACGCGGAAACGAAATACCGTCGAAACCGCCACCGGGAAGAACATGAAGAGATTCGCAAAATCTTTAGCCCGATGCCCGGGAAAGTGGTCAAAATTTTGGTAAAAGAAGGCGACCATGTCAAGGCAGGCGAAACAGTGATCATCGTTTCAGCCATGAAAATGGAGAGCGAGTATAAAGTAAAAAAGGACCGCATTGTCCGACAGGTATTGGTTAAAGAGGGTGATACCATTGACGGTAACCAGACGCTGATCGTGGTGGAATAA